In Solea senegalensis isolate Sse05_10M unplaced genomic scaffold, IFAPA_SoseM_1 scf7180000015335, whole genome shotgun sequence, a single window of DNA contains:
- the LOC122762178 gene encoding inter-alpha-trypsin inhibitor heavy chain H5-like produces the protein MMMMMMMTMMKMGCAAQEQLQKDEDMAPDVSDFDLNFAPPRIPRQVKTILTKETKPHIQELSIRTTIISRYAFTAVYCVMLNRLSVAADATFHFHIPADAFVSNFTM, from the exons atgatgatgatgatgatgatgacgatgatgaagatgggCTGTGCTGCTCAGGAACAGCTGCAGAAGGATGAGGACATGGCTCCAGACGTGTCAGACTTTGATTTAAACTTT GCTCCTCCCAGAATTCCACGACAGGTGAAAACAATCTTAACAAAG GAGACCAAACCTCACATCCAGGAACTGTCCATCAGAACCACCATCATCTCTCGTTACGCCTTCACGGCTGTTTACTGCGTCATGTTGAACCGTCTCAGCGTTGCCGCTGACGCCACCTTTCACTTCCACATTCCTGCTGATGCTTTTGTCTCCAACTTCACCATGTGA